A single region of the Mycteria americana isolate JAX WOST 10 ecotype Jacksonville Zoo and Gardens chromosome 10, USCA_MyAme_1.0, whole genome shotgun sequence genome encodes:
- the APLN gene encoding apelin: MTGRAAGPGRALAAYKCGSPAAGPPPPAAPQPPSMAAPRWLLALLLLLWLALAAAGPLGQAPDGKDAEDGLIRTLVRPRGVRRGAGHRPGGWRRYRRPRPRLSHKGPMPF; encoded by the exons ATgaccgggcgggcggcggggccgggccgggctctcGCCGCCTACAAATGCGGCTCccccgcagcggggccgccgccgcccgccgccccgcagccccccagcatgGCCGCGCCGCGCTGGctcctggcgctgctgctgctgctctggctcgCCCTGGCCGCCGCGG GGCCGCTGGGCCAGGCGCCGGATGGGAAGGATGCGGAGGACGGCCTCATCCGAACCCTGGTGCGGCCGCGGGGTGtgcggcgcggggctgggcacCGGCCGGGCGGCTGGCGGAGGtaccggcggccccggccccggctctcccACAAGGGCCCCATGCCCTTCTGA
- the XPNPEP2 gene encoding xaa-Pro aminopeptidase 2 yields the protein MHPPQWIAAWALLLHGCATGWLPQAASARTDVRDCSTDPPYLPPTATNTTARLAALRDIMRAHGVHAYIVPSTDAHMSEYIAERDSRLGWLTGFTGSAGTGVVTQDKAALWTDSRYWTQAERQLDCNWELQRTTWIESIGLWILEAVPAGGNISLDPFLFSIDTWNSYSRALHGSGRTLLPIETNLVDQVWGDQRPPPASGEIYSLPEAFTGSSWQDKVAGIRQQMEQHVRHPTAVLLSGLEETAWLFNLRGDDIPYNPVFYSYTLLTHTSISLFVDKARLSAAARQSLRAGCPGPLCVELQEYGQARAYLHRYAQGNVTVWLGTEYTTYGLYGVIPQEKLLEDSYSPVMLAKAVKNAKEQELLRAAHVRDAVAVIQYLTWLEKTVPQGQVDEFSGAQHIDRLRQAQEHSRGPSFQSISASGLNAALAHYSPSNGSSRKLSVDEMYLSDTGGQYLDGTTDITRTVHWGVPTPLQKEAYTRVLMGNIDLSRLVFPPNTAGRTVESFARRALWDVGLNYGHGTGHGIGNFLSVHEWPVGFQSNNVPLAAGMFTSIEPGYYRDGEFGIRIEDVALVVEAQTEHQSGEKPFLTFEVVSLVPYDRNLIDLKLLSPEQIRYLNAYYKTIRARVGPELQRQRLEEAYRWLQRSTEPFPLGRAAAATATLGTLALASLLSALLTGLQA from the exons ATGCACCCCCCGCAGTGGATCGCAGCCTGGGCGCTCCTGCTCCATG GCTGTGCCACAGGCTGGCTGCCGCAGGCAGCCTCCGCCAGGACCGACGTCCGGGACTGCTCCACGGACCCACCG TACCTGCCCCCCACGGCCACCAACACAACGGCGCGGCTCGCCGCTCTGCGGGACATCATGCGAGCCCACGGCGTCCACGCCTACATCGTGCCCTCCACGGACGCCCACATG AGCGAGTACATCGCCGAGCGGGATTCCCGGCTGGGCTGGCTGACCGGCTTCACCGGCTCTGCAG GCACCGGCGTGGTGACGCAGGACAAGGCTGCGCTGTGGACTGACAGCCGCTACTGGACCCAGGCAGAGCGGCAGCTGGACTGCAACTGGGAGCTGCAGAGGACAA CCTGGATCGAGTCCATCGGGCTGTGGATCCTGGAGGCAGTTCCTGCGGGGGGGAACATCAGCTTGGaccccttcctcttctccatcg acacctggaACAGCtacagccgggctctgcacggCTCTGGCAGGACCCTGCTCCCCATCGAGACCAACCTTGTGGATCAAGTGTGGGGTGACCAGAGACCCCCTCCAGCCTCCGGCGAGATCTACAGCCTCCCGGAGGCATTCACGG GGAGCAGCTGGCAGGACAAGGTGGCCGGGATCCGGCAGCAGATGGAGCAGCATGTTCGACACCCCACGGCCGTGCTGCTGTCAGGGCTGGAGGAGACGGCCT GGCTCTTCAACCTCCGCGGGGATGACATCCCCTACAACCCCGTCTTCTACTCCTACACCCTGCTGACCCACACCAGCATAAG CCTGTTCGTGGACAAGGCGCGGCTCTCGGCGGCAGCGCGGCAGTCCCTGCGGgcgggctgcccggggccgctgTGCGTGGAGCTGCAGGAGTACGGGCAGGCACGCGCCTACCTCCACCGCTACGCCCAGGGCAACGTCACCGTCTGGCTGGGCACCGAGTACACCACCTACGGCCTCTACGGCGTCATCCCTCAG gagaagctgctggaggACAGCTACTCCCCCGTCATGCTGGCCAAGGCTGTGAAAAACGccaaggagcaggagctgctgcgaGCCGCTCAC GTTCGGGACGCGGTGGCTGTCATCCAGTACCTGACGTGGCTGGAGAAGACGGTCCCGCAGGGGCAGGTGGACGAGTTTTCGGGGGCACAGCACATCGACAGACTCCGCCA gGCCCAGGAGCACAGCCGCGGGCCCAGCTTCCAGTCCATCTCCGCCAGCGGGCTCAACGCGGCGCTGGCCCACTACAG CCCCTCCAACGGGAGCAGCCGGAAGCTGTCCGTGGACGAGATGTACCTTTCGGACACCGGAGGGCAATACCT GGACGGGACGACAGACATCACGCGGACGGTGCACTGGGGTGTGCCGACCCCGCTCCAGAAG GAAGCCTACACCCGTGTGCTGATGGGCAACATCGACCTGTCCCGCCTCGTCTTCCCGCCCAACACGGCAG GGAGAACGGTGGAGTCCTTCGCCCGCCGGGCACTCTGGGACGTGGGACTCAACTACGGCCACGGGACCGGCCATGGCATCGGCAACTTCCTCTCGGTCCACGAGT GGCCCGTGGGCTTCCAGTCCAACAACGTGCCACTGGCAGCCGGCATGTTCACCTCCATCG AGCCTGGGTACTACCGGGACGGCGAGTTCGGGATCCGCATCGAGGACGTCGCCCTCGTGGTGGAGGCGCAGACCGAG CACCAGAGCGGGGAGAAGCCCTTTCTGACCTTCGAGGTGGTGTCCCTGGTGCCCTACGACCGCAACCTCATTGACCTCAAGCTCCTGTCACCGGAGCAG ATCCGGTACCTGAACGCCTACTACAAGACCATCCGGGCGCGCGTGGGGCCAGAGCTGCAGCGGCAGCGGCTGGAGGAGGCGTACcgctggctgcagaggagcacCGAGCCCTTCCCGCTgggcagagccgccgccgccaccgccaccctGGGCACGCTGGCCCTCGCCTCCCTCCTCTCCGCGCTGCTCACCGGGCTGCAGGCCTGA
- the SASH3 gene encoding SAM and SH3 domain-containing protein 3, protein MLRRKPSNAGEKEPGHKKLSLQRSSSFKDFAKSKVSSPVPSEKEFSLEENIPENESSSAGPDDAARSSGMKLGKKWRAVISRTMNRKMGRMAVKALAEGKGDMEEEGSPCPPSPAGSTEEPSHEKVPLSYLETEEDGHPSLGRQLSSGSEVSSPGPGGGNRDSLRLEESGPAYTGPFCGRARVHTDFTPSPYDKDSLKLRKGDIIGIIEKPPVGTWTGLLNNRVGSFKFIYVDVIPEETAPARKSRGPGKSKRLKPKTLHELLERINLQEHTSTLLLNGYQTLEDFKELRETHLNELNITDPQHRAKLLTAAELLLDYDTASEAEEGDSSEAQPSPSEPKGDIPRDSGCFEGSEALDGNRDEAELGGPKGQLRALSLAESS, encoded by the exons ATGCTGCGCCGCAAGCCCTCCAACGCCGGTGAGAAGGAGCCGGGACACAAGAAG ctctccctccagcGCTCCAGCAGCTTCAAGGACTTCGCCAAGTCCAAAGTGAGCTCCCCCGTGCCGAGCGAGAAGgagttcagcctggaggagaat ATCCCCGAGAACGAGTCCAGCAGCGCCGGCCCCGACGATGCTGCACGGAGCAGCGGGATGAAGCTGGGCAAGAAGTGGCGGGCCGTCATCTCCCGCACCATGAACCGCAAGATGGGCAGGATGGCCGTGAAAGCCCTGGCCGAGGGGAAG GGAGACATGGAGGAGGAggggtccccgtgccccccgtccCCAGCCGGCAGCACGGAGGAGCCAAGCCACGAAAAGGTGCCCCTGTCTTACCTGGAGACGGAGGAAGACGGGCACCCATCCCTCGGCCGCCAGCTGTCCAGCG GCAGCGAGGTttccagccccggccccgggggcggcaATCGGGACAGCCTGCGGCTGGAGGAGAGCGGTCCAGCCTACACCGGCCCCTTCTGCGGCCGGGCCCGCGTCCACACCGACTTCACACCCAGCCCTTACGACAAGGACTCGCTGAAGCTGCGG AAAGGGGACATCATCGGCATCATCGAGAAGCCGCCCGTGGGCACCTGGACCGGGCTGCTCAACAACAGGGTGGGCTCCTTCAAGTTCATCTACGTGGACGTCATCCCCGAGGAGACGGCCCCTGCCCGCAAGAGCCGGGGCCCTGGCAAGAGCAAGCGGCTCAAGCCCAAGACCCTCCACGAGCTGCTGGAGCGCATCAACCTGCAG GAGCACACCTCCACCCTGCTGCTGAACGGCTACCAGACGCTGGAGGACTTCAAGGAGCTGCGGGAGACCCACCTCAACGAGCTGAACATCACGGACCCCCAGCACCGCGCCAAGCTGCTGACGGCCGCCGAGCTCCTCCTGGATTACGACA CAGCGAGCGAGGCGGAGGAAGGCGACAGCTCCGAAGCCCAGCCTTCCCCCTCGGAGCCCAAGGGGGACATTCCCCGGGACTCGGGCTGCTTCGAGGGCTCGGAGGCCCTAGACGGCAACCGGGATGAGGCCGAGCTGGGGGGCCCCAAGGGGCA